Proteins co-encoded in one Equus przewalskii isolate Varuska chromosome 27, EquPr2, whole genome shotgun sequence genomic window:
- the LOC139079816 gene encoding keratin-associated protein 10-1-like, which yields MAASTLSVCSSDLSYGSRVCQPGAWDSCPDSSWRVDDGPESCCEPPCCAPSCCAPAPCLSLICTPASCVCSPCQAACTSSCTPSSCQQSSCQPSCCTSSPCQQNCCEPICCTPVCCKPVCCVPICSGPSPCSDSSCCQQSSCQPSCCASSSCQQACCEPVCSTSVCCKPVCCVPVCSGVSPCSDSSCCQQSSCQPSCCNPSSCQQACCLPVSCTSVCCNPVCCEPVSCTPVCCNSVCCVPVCSGASPCSDSSCCQQSSCQPSCCTSSSCQQACCVPVCCTPVCSGASPCPAPSCCQPSPCPPSCCKPSSCVSLICRPVCRPACCVPVPSCCGPASCQPSCCRPASCVSLLCRPTCRPSSCVSLFCRPTCSRVARCSPASAQKSCC from the coding sequence ATGGCCGCCTCCACCCTGTCCGTCTGCTCCAGCGACCTCAGCTATGGCAGCCGGGTCTGCCAGCCCGGTGCCTGGGACTCCTGCCCCGACTCCTCCTGGCGGGTGGACGACGGCCCAGAGAGCTGCTGCGAGCCCCCCTGCTGCGCCCCCAGCTGCTGCGCCCCGGCCCCCTGCTTGAGCCTCATCTGCACCCCCGCCAGCTGTGTGTGCAGCCCCTGCCAGGCAGCCTGCACCAGCTCCTGCACACCCTCGTCCTGCCAGCAGTCTAGCTGCCAGCCGTCCTGCTGCACCTCCTCCCCTTGCCAGCAAAACTGCTGCGAGCCCATCTGCTGCACCCCCGTCTGCTGCAAGCCCGTGTGCTGTGTGCCCATCTGCTCTGGGCCCTCCCCCTGCTCAGACTCCTCATGTTGCCAGCAGTCTAGCTGCCAGCCCTCCTGCTgcgcctcctcctcctgccagcaGGCCTGCTGTGAGCCCGTCTGCAGCACCTCCGTTTGCTGCAAGCCTGTGTGCTGTGTGCCTGTCTGCTCTGGGGTCTCCCCCTGCTCAGACTCCTCATGTTGCCAGCAGTCTAGCTGCCAGCCCTCCTGCTGCAACCCCTCCTCCTGCCAGCAGGCCTGCTGCCTGCCCGTCTCCTGCACCTCCGTCTGCTGTAACCCCGTGTGCTGTGAGCCCGTCTCCTGCACCCCTGTCTGCTGTAACTCCGTGTGCTGTGTGCCCGTCTGCTCTGGGGCCTCCCCCTGCTCAGACTCCTCATGCTGCCAGCAGTCTAGCTGCCAGCCCTCCTGCtgcacctcctcctcctgccagcaGGCCTGCTGCGTGCCCGTCTGCTGCACCCCCGTCTGCTCTGGggcctccccctgcccagccccctcgtgctgccagcccagcccctgccccccgtCCTGCTGCAAACCCTCCTCCTGCGTGTCCCTCATCTGCCGCCCCGTGTGCAGGCCCGCCTGCTGCGTGCCCGTCCCCTCCTGCTGCGGCCCCGCCTCCTGCCAGCCCAGCTGCTGCCGCCCAGCCTCCTGCGTGTCCCTGCTCTGCCGCCCCACGTGCCGACCCTCCTCCTGCGTGTCCCTGTTCTGTCGTCCCACGTGCTCCCGCGTGGCCCGCTGCAGCCCCGCCTCGGCCCAGAAGTCCTGCTGCTGA
- the LOC139079946 gene encoding keratin-associated protein 10-2-like isoform X2, which produces MRALLQPALSINTEGRASWGQHKPGRGIKAHGPGYHTHSHTPTLIHTLLQPHRPTMAASTLSVCSSDLSYSSRVCQPGAWDSCPDSSWQVDDGPESCCEPPCGAPSCCAPAPCLTLVCTPASCVCSPCQSACSSSCTPSCCQQSSCQPSCCASSSCRQACCVPICCKPVCCVPICSGASPCSDSSCCQQSSCQASCCASSSCQQDCCVPVSCTSVCCKPVCCVPVCSGVSPCSDSSCCQQSSCQPSCCTSSSCQQDCCVPVSCTSVCCKPVCCVPVCSGVSPCSDSSCCQQSSCQPSCCTSSPCQQDCSVPVSCTPVSCTPVCCKPPVCCVPVCSGASPCSDSSCCQQSSCQPSCCTSSPCQQDCCVPVSCTPVCSKATPCPAPSCCQPSPCPPSCCKPSSCVSLICRPMCRPTCCVPVPSCCGPASCQPSCCRPASCVSLLCRPTCSRAARCSPASAQKSCC; this is translated from the exons ATGAGGGCTCTCCTGCAGCCCGCGCTCAGCATCAACACGGAAGGGAGGGCGTCCTGGGGACAACACAAGCCAGGGAGGGGTATAAAAGCCCACGGCCCCGGGTaccatacacactcacacactcccaCACTAATACacaccctcctccagccccaccgcCCCACCATGGCCGCCTCCACCCTGTCCGTCTGCTCCAGCGACCTCAGCTATAGCAGCCGGGTCTGCCAGCCCGGTGCCTGGGACTCCTGCCCTGACTCCTCCTGGCAGGTGGACGACGGCCCAGAGAGCTGTTGCGAGCCCCCCTGCGGTGCCCCCAGCTGCTGCGCCCCGGCCCCCTGCCTGACCCTCGTCTGTACCCCCGCCAGCTGTGTGTGCAGCCCCTGCCAGTCAGCCTGCAGCAGCTCCTGCACGCCCTCGTGCTGCCAGCAGTCTAGCTGCCAGCCGTCCTGctgtgcctcctcctcctgccggCAGGCCTGCTGCGTGCCCATCTGCTGCAAGCCCGTGTGCTGTGTGCCCATCTGCTCTGGGGCCTCCCCCTGCTCAGACTCCTCATGTTGCCAGCAGTCTAGCTGCCAGGCCTCCTGCTgcgcctcctcctcctgccagcaGGACTGCTGTGTGCCCGTCTCCTGCACCTCCGTCTGCTGCAAGCCTGTGTGCTGTGTGCCTGTCTGTTCTGGGGTCTCCCCCTGCTCAGACTCCTCATGTTGCCAGCAGTCTAGCTGCCAGCCCTCCTGCtgcacctcctcctcctgccagcaGGACTGCTGTGTGCCCGTCTCCTGCACCTCCGTCTGCTGCAAGCCTGTGTGCTGTGTGCCTGTCTGCTCTGGGGTCTCCCCCTGCTCAGACTCCTCATGTTGCCAGCAGTCTAGCTGCCAGCCCTCCTGCTGCACATCCTCCCCCTGCCAGCAGGACTGCTCTGTGCCTGTCTCCTGCACCCCTGTCTCCTGTACCCCCGTCTGCTGCAAGCCC CCTGTGTGCTGTGTGCCTGTCTGCTCTGGGGCCTCCCCCTGCTCAGACTCCTCATGTTGCCAGCAGTCTAGCTGCCAGCCCTCCTGCTGCACTTCCTCCCCCTGCCAGCAAGACTGCTGCGTGCCCGTCTCCTGCACACCCGTCTGCTCCAAGgccaccccctgcccagccccctcgtgctgccagcccagcccctgccccccgtCCTGCTGCAAACCCTCCTCCTGCGTGTCCCTCATCTGCCGCCCCATGTGCAGGCCCACCTGCTGCGTGCCCGTCCCCTCCTGCTGCGGCCCCGCCTCCTGCCAGCCCAGCTGCTGCCGCCCGGCCTCCTGCGTGTCCCTGCTCTGCCGCCCCACGTGCTCCCGCGCTGCCCGCTGCAGCCCCGCCTCGGCCCAGAAGTCCTGCTGCTGA
- the LOC139079946 gene encoding keratin-associated protein 10-4-like isoform X1 — protein MRALLQPALSINTEGRASWGQHKPGRGIKAHGPGYHTHSHTPTLIHTLLQPHRPTMAASTLSVCSSDLSYSSRVCQPGAWDSCPDSSWQVDDGPESCCEPPCGAPSCCAPAPCLTLVCTPASCVCSPCQSACSSSCTPSCCQQSSCQPSCCASSSCRQACCVPICCKPVCCVPICSGASPCSDSSCCQQSSCQASCCASSSCQQDCCVPVSCTSVCCKPVCCVPVCSGVSPCSDSSCCQQSSCQPSCCTSSSCQQDCCVPVSCTSVCCKPVCCVPVCSGVSPCSDSSCCQQSSCQPSCCTSSPCQQDCSVPVSCTPVSCTPVCCKPVCCVPICSGASPCSDSSCCQQSSCQPSCCASSSCQQDCCVPVCSTSVCYKPVCCVPVCSGASPCSDSSCCQQSSCQPSCCTSSPCQQDCCVPVSCTPVCSKATPCPAPSCCQPSPCPPSCCKPSSCVSLICRPMCRPTCCVPVPSCCGPASCQPSCCRPASCVSLLCRPTCSRAARCSPASAQKSCC, from the coding sequence ATGAGGGCTCTCCTGCAGCCCGCGCTCAGCATCAACACGGAAGGGAGGGCGTCCTGGGGACAACACAAGCCAGGGAGGGGTATAAAAGCCCACGGCCCCGGGTaccatacacactcacacactcccaCACTAATACacaccctcctccagccccaccgcCCCACCATGGCCGCCTCCACCCTGTCCGTCTGCTCCAGCGACCTCAGCTATAGCAGCCGGGTCTGCCAGCCCGGTGCCTGGGACTCCTGCCCTGACTCCTCCTGGCAGGTGGACGACGGCCCAGAGAGCTGTTGCGAGCCCCCCTGCGGTGCCCCCAGCTGCTGCGCCCCGGCCCCCTGCCTGACCCTCGTCTGTACCCCCGCCAGCTGTGTGTGCAGCCCCTGCCAGTCAGCCTGCAGCAGCTCCTGCACGCCCTCGTGCTGCCAGCAGTCTAGCTGCCAGCCGTCCTGctgtgcctcctcctcctgccggCAGGCCTGCTGCGTGCCCATCTGCTGCAAGCCCGTGTGCTGTGTGCCCATCTGCTCTGGGGCCTCCCCCTGCTCAGACTCCTCATGTTGCCAGCAGTCTAGCTGCCAGGCCTCCTGCTgcgcctcctcctcctgccagcaGGACTGCTGTGTGCCCGTCTCCTGCACCTCCGTCTGCTGCAAGCCTGTGTGCTGTGTGCCTGTCTGTTCTGGGGTCTCCCCCTGCTCAGACTCCTCATGTTGCCAGCAGTCTAGCTGCCAGCCCTCCTGCtgcacctcctcctcctgccagcaGGACTGCTGTGTGCCCGTCTCCTGCACCTCCGTCTGCTGCAAGCCTGTGTGCTGTGTGCCTGTCTGCTCTGGGGTCTCCCCCTGCTCAGACTCCTCATGTTGCCAGCAGTCTAGCTGCCAGCCCTCCTGCTGCACATCCTCCCCCTGCCAGCAGGACTGCTCTGTGCCTGTCTCCTGCACCCCTGTCTCCTGTACCCCCGTCTGCTGCAAGCCCGTGTGCTGTGTGCCCATCTGCTCTGGGGCCTCCCCCTGCTCAGACTCCTCATGTTGCCAGCAGTCTAGCTGCCAGCCCTCCTGCTgcgcctcctcctcctgccagcaGGACTGCTGTGTGCCCGTCTGCAGCACCTCTGTCTGCTACAAGCCTGTGTGCTGTGTGCCTGTCTGCTCTGGGGCCTCCCCCTGCTCAGACTCCTCATGTTGCCAGCAGTCTAGCTGCCAGCCCTCCTGCTGCACTTCCTCCCCCTGCCAGCAAGACTGCTGCGTGCCCGTCTCCTGCACACCCGTCTGCTCCAAGgccaccccctgcccagccccctcgtgctgccagcccagcccctgccccccgtCCTGCTGCAAACCCTCCTCCTGCGTGTCCCTCATCTGCCGCCCCATGTGCAGGCCCACCTGCTGCGTGCCCGTCCCCTCCTGCTGCGGCCCCGCCTCCTGCCAGCCCAGCTGCTGCCGCCCGGCCTCCTGCGTGTCCCTGCTCTGCCGCCCCACGTGCTCCCGCGCTGCCCGCTGCAGCCCCGCCTCGGCCCAGAAGTCCTGCTGCTGA
- the LOC103543903 gene encoding keratin-associated protein 10-12-like: MAASTLSVCSSDLSYGSRVCQPGAWDSCPESSWQVDDGPESCCEPPCCAPSCCAPAPCLSLICTPASCVCSPCQSACTSACTPSCCQQSSCQPSCCTSSPCQQACCVPVSCTPICCKPVCCVPICCGASPCSDSSCCQQSSCQPSCCTSSSCQQDCCVPVCCTPVCSKATPCPAPSCCQPSPCPPSCCKPSSCVSLICRPVCRPACCVPVSSCCGPASCQPSCCRPASCVSLLYRPTCKPSSCVSLLCRPVCSRAARCVPASAQKSCC; encoded by the coding sequence ATGGCCGCCTCCACCCTGTCCGTCTGCTCCAGCGACCTCAGCTATGGCAGCCGGGTCTGCCAGCCCGGTGCCTGGGACTCCTGCCCTGAGTCCTCCTGGCAGGTGGACGACGGCCCAGAGAGCTGCTGCGAGCCCCCCTGCTGTGCCCCCAGCTGCTGcgccccagccccctgcctgaGCCTCATCTGCACCCCCGCCAGCTGTGTGTGCAGCCCCTGCCAGTCAGCCTGCACCAGCGCCTGCACACCCTCATGCTGCCAGCAGTCTAGCTGCCAGCCCTCATGCTgcacctcctccccctgccagcaGGCCTGCTGCGTGCCCGTCTCCTGCACCCCCATCTGCTGCAAGCCTGTGTGCTGTGTGCCCATCTGCTGTGGGGCCTCGCCCTGCTCAGACTCCTCATGCTGCCAGCAGTCTAGCTGCCAGCCCTCCTGCtgcacctcctcctcctgccagcaGGACTGCTGCGTGCCCGTCTGCTGCACACCCGTCTGCTCCAAGgccaccccctgcccagccccctcgtgctgccagcccagcccctgccccccgtCCTGCTGCAAACCCTCCTCCTGCGTGTCCCTCATCTGCCGCCCCGTGTGCAGGCCCGCCTGCTGCGTGCCCGTCTCCTCCTGCTGCGGCCCCGCCTCCTGCCAGCCCAGCTGCTGCCGCCCGGCCTCCTGCGTGTCCCTGCTCTACCGCCCCACGTGCAAACCCTCCTCCTGTGTGTCCCTGCTCTGCCGCCCTGTGTGCTCCCGTGCAGCCCGTTGCGTCCCCGCCTCAGCCCAGAAGTCCTGCTGCTGA
- the LOC103543904 gene encoding keratin-associated protein 10-12-like isoform X1, with product MAASTLSVCSSDLSYGSRVCQPGSWDSCPDSSWQVDDGPESCCEPPCCAPSCCVPAPCLSLICTPASCVCSPCQSACTSSCTPSCCQQSSCQPSCCASSPCQQACCVPVSCTPVCCTPVCCKPMCCVSVCSGASPCSDSSCCQQSSCQPSCCTSSPCQQACCVPVSCTPVCSEASPCPAPSCCQPSPCPPSCCKPSSCVSLICRPVCRSACCVPVSSCCGPASCQPSCCRPASCVSLLCRPTCRPSSCVSLLCRPTCSRVARCSPASAQKSCY from the coding sequence ATGGCTGCCTCCACCCTGTCCGTCTGCTCCAGCGACCTCAGCTATGGCAGCCGGGTCTGCCAGCCCGGTTCCTGGGACTCCTGCCCCGACTCCTCCTGGCAGGTGGACGACGGCCCAGAGAGCTGCTGCGAGCCCCCCTGCTGTGCCCCCAGCTGCTGCGTCCCGGCCCCCTGCCTGAGCCTCATCTGCACCCCTGCCAGCTGTGTGTGCAGCCCCTGCCAGTCAGCCTGCACCAGCTCCTGCACACCCTCATGCTGCCAGCAGTCTAGCTGCCAGCCCTCCTGCTgtgcctcctccccctgccagcaGGCCTGCTGCGTGCCCGTCTCCTGCACCCCTGTCTGCTGCACCCCTGTCTGCTGCAAGCCCATgtgctgtgtgtctgtctgctcTGGGGCCTCCCCCTGCTCAGACTCCTCATGCTGCCAGCAGTCTAGCTGCCAGCCCTCCTGCTgcacctcctccccctgccagcaGGCCTGCTGCGTGCCCGTCTCCTGCACACCCGTCTGCTCTGAggcctccccctgcccagccccctcgtgctgccagcccagcccctgccccccgtCCTGCTGCAAACCCTCCTCCTGCGTGTCCCTCATCTGCCGCCCCGTGTGCAGGTCTGCCTGCTGCGTGCCCGTCTCCTCCTGCTGCGGCCCCGCCTCCTGCCAGCCCAGCTGCTGCCGCCCGGCCTCCTGCGTGTCCCTGCTCTGCCGCCCAACGTGCAGACCCTCTTCCTGCGTGTCCCTGCTCTGCCGCCCCACGTGCTCCCGCGTGGCCCGCTGCAGCCCCGCCTCAGCCCAGAAGTCCTGCTACTGA
- the LOC103543904 gene encoding keratin-associated protein 10-12-like isoform X2: MAASTLSVCSSDLSYGSRVCQPGSWDSCPDSSWQVDDGPESCCEPPCCAPSCCVPAPCLSLICTPASCVCSPCQSACTSSCTPSCCQQSSCQPSCCASSPCQQACCVPVSCTPVCCTPVCCKPMCCVSVCSGASPCSDSSCCQQSSCQPSCCTSSPCQQACCVPVSCTPVCSEASPCPAPSCCQPSPCPPSCCKPSSCVSLICRPVCRSACCVPVSSCCGPASCQPSCCRPASCVSLLCRPTCRPSSCVSLLCRPTCSRKSCC, encoded by the coding sequence ATGGCTGCCTCCACCCTGTCCGTCTGCTCCAGCGACCTCAGCTATGGCAGCCGGGTCTGCCAGCCCGGTTCCTGGGACTCCTGCCCCGACTCCTCCTGGCAGGTGGACGACGGCCCAGAGAGCTGCTGCGAGCCCCCCTGCTGTGCCCCCAGCTGCTGCGTCCCGGCCCCCTGCCTGAGCCTCATCTGCACCCCTGCCAGCTGTGTGTGCAGCCCCTGCCAGTCAGCCTGCACCAGCTCCTGCACACCCTCATGCTGCCAGCAGTCTAGCTGCCAGCCCTCCTGCTgtgcctcctccccctgccagcaGGCCTGCTGCGTGCCCGTCTCCTGCACCCCTGTCTGCTGCACCCCTGTCTGCTGCAAGCCCATgtgctgtgtgtctgtctgctcTGGGGCCTCCCCCTGCTCAGACTCCTCATGCTGCCAGCAGTCTAGCTGCCAGCCCTCCTGCTgcacctcctccccctgccagcaGGCCTGCTGCGTGCCCGTCTCCTGCACACCCGTCTGCTCTGAggcctccccctgcccagccccctcgtgctgccagcccagcccctgccccccgtCCTGCTGCAAACCCTCCTCCTGCGTGTCCCTCATCTGCCGCCCCGTGTGCAGGTCTGCCTGCTGCGTGCCCGTCTCCTCCTGCTGCGGCCCCGCCTCCTGCCAGCCCAGCTGCTGCCGCCCGGCCTCCTGCGTGTCCCTGCTCTGCCGCCCAACGTGCAGACCCTCTTCCTGCGTGTCCCTGCTCTGCCGCCCCACGTGCTCCCGC
- the LOC139079948 gene encoding keratin-associated protein 10-1-like — protein MAASTLSVCSSDLSYGSRVCQPGAWDSCPDSWQVDDGPESCCEPPCCAPSCCVPAPCLTLICTPASCVCSPCQSACTSSCTPSCCQQSSCQPSCCTSSPCQQACCVPVCCTPVCCKPVCCVPVCSGPSLCSDSSCCQQSSCQPSCCTSSPCQQACCEPVSCAPVCCVPICAGPSPCSDASCCQQSSCQPSCCTSSPCQQACCEPVSCTPVCCTPVCCVPVCSGASPCSDASCCQQSSCQPSCCTSSPCQQACCVPVSCTPVCSKATPCPAPSCCQPSPCPPSCCKPSSCVSLICRPVCRPACCVPVPSCCGPASCQPSCCRPASCVSLLCRPRCRPSSCVSLLCRPTCSRVARCSPASAQKSCC, from the coding sequence ATGGCCGCCTCCACCCTGTCCGTCTGCTCCAGCGACCTCAGCTATGGCAGCCGGGTCTGCCAGCCCGGTGCCTGGGACTCCTGCCCCGACTCCTGGCAGGTGGACGACGGCCCAGAGAGCTGCTGCGAGCCCCCCTGCTGCGCCCCCAGCTGCTGCGTCCCGGCCCCCTGCCTGACCCTCATCTGCACCCCTGCCAGCTGTGTGTGCAGCCCCTGCCAGTCAGCCTGCACCAGCTCCTGCACGCCCTCGTGCTGCCAGCAGTCTAGCTGCCAGCCCTCATGCTgcacctcctccccctgccagcaGGCCTGCTGCGTGCCCGTCTGCTGCACCCCTGTCTGCTGCAAGCCCGTGTGCTGTGTGCCTGTCTGCTCTGGGCCCTCCCTCTGCTCAGACTCCTCGTGCTGCCAGCAGTCTAGCTGCCAGCCCTCCTGCTgcacctcctccccctgccagcaAGCCTGCTGCGAGCCCGTCTCCTGCGCCCCTGTGTGCTGTGTGCCCATCTGCGCAGGGCCCTCCCCCTGCTCAGACGCCTCCTGCTGCCAGCAGTCTAGCTGCCAGCCCTCCTGCTgcacctcctccccctgccaaCAAGCCTGCTGCGAGCCCGTCTCCTGCACCCCTGTCTGCTGCACCCCTGTGTGCTGTGTGCCCGTCTGCTCTGGGGCCTCCCCCTGCTCAGACGCCTCCTGCTGCCAGCAGTCTAGCTGCCAGCCCTCCTGCTgcacctcctccccctgccagcaGGCCTGCTGCGTGCCCGTCTCCTGCACACCCGTCTGCTCCAAGGCaaccccctgcccagccccctcgtgctgccagcccagcccctgccccccgtCCTGCTGCAAACCCTCCTCCTGTGTGTCCCTCATCTGCCGCCCTGTGTGCAGGCCCGCCTGCTGCGTGCCCGTCCCCTCCTGCTGCGGCCCCGCCTCCTGCCAGCCCAGCTGCTGCCGCCCGGCCTCCTGCGTGTCCCTGCTCTGCCGCCCAAGGTGCCGACCCTCCTCCTGCGTGTCCCTGCTCTGTCGTCCCACGTGCTCCCGCGTGGCCCGCTGCAGCCCCGCCTCGGCCCAGAAGTCCTGCTGCTGA